The following coding sequences are from one Candidatus Borkfalkia ceftriaxoniphila window:
- a CDS encoding helix-turn-helix domain-containing protein — MNQHNPGDLYHPLTYAVSFEVNEKHCHTSWEFTIILRGSAKSFINEKAYFVQRGSFFLSKPGDWHYFRVTDKKNYEHRDLYLGDDEMKKVCGALSPDLYERLTVGSRECPVVQLGEELLTILDRKLRLLQLANPDDITENDRIVQKSLAAFMLGILFENEKNSKYPPWLTNVLTEMNSYRIICGPLENVVTLTDYSHEHLTREFKKYVGVSPIEYLIRQKMNYAALLLRQTDKSVLQISSQIGYDSLSYFISQFKKRFGASPGQYRKKGKN, encoded by the coding sequence ATGAATCAACACAATCCCGGAGATCTGTACCATCCGCTCACCTATGCGGTCTCCTTCGAAGTCAATGAAAAGCACTGCCACACGTCGTGGGAGTTCACGATCATTTTGCGCGGCAGCGCGAAAAGTTTTATCAATGAAAAGGCTTATTTCGTGCAGCGCGGCAGTTTTTTCCTTTCAAAACCCGGCGACTGGCATTATTTTCGCGTGACGGACAAAAAGAATTACGAACACCGCGACCTGTATTTAGGCGACGACGAAATGAAAAAGGTCTGCGGCGCGCTCTCGCCCGATCTGTACGAAAGACTGACCGTCGGCAGCCGCGAATGCCCCGTCGTGCAGTTGGGCGAAGAACTGTTGACGATTTTAGACAGAAAACTGCGGCTCTTGCAACTCGCCAATCCCGACGACATCACGGAAAACGACAGGATCGTGCAAAAATCTCTGGCGGCGTTTATGCTGGGCATCCTCTTCGAAAACGAAAAAAATTCCAAATATCCGCCCTGGCTGACCAACGTACTGACGGAAATGAACAGTTACCGCATCATCTGCGGCCCGCTGGAAAACGTGGTGACGCTGACCGACTATTCGCACGAACACCTCACGCGCGAATTCAAAAAATACGTGGGAGTTTCCCCCATCGAATATCTCATCCGCCAAAAAATGAATTATGCCGCCCTACTTTTGCGGCAGACGGATAAATCGGTTTTACAGATATCCTCGCAGATCGGGTACGATTCGCTCAGTTATTTTATTTCGCAATTTAAAAAACGCTTCGGTGCGTCGCCCGGACAATATCGTAAAAAGGGAAAAAACTAA
- a CDS encoding family 78 glycoside hydrolase catalytic domain, translating into MAVTMDTAWIIDNLKTNGEICPITDAKTVRLTFEIKKRRDHNDAIRFFAEGRTEREKMAFRVPIEAGRQEAYVSAGEAREKVFWRVRGYENGKLVAESEESYFERGLLGKFCSGRWIELSSYRGKLPLFQKTFCVRGALERARLYVTGLGYYVSYLNGARTDELYLKPLVSEYDERALENILCYAVQQPKRRIYYNAFDVLPLLKEGENVLSVLLGNGWYHHKEKSVEGDYSYGIPKTLFELHLEYADGTSAIVASDETCFVYETEREATLFRGERVDFREKSDLTKLIAKDRADICKKIPTGKLCAAPACGDYAANCILPVASYYFENSVTLDFGKNHAGNLSIKISGIRGAHVRVVYGEKMTPDRHVDHYSSSWGVLIQNDRLILSGEEDRFAAEFTVHAYRYAEIVWDSPCKILSVVSQETHSYVGEPSKFTCSDRQLERLTDVCTQTFVSNMHGGIPSDCPHRERRGYTGDGQITCEAVFYAVEAEVFYRKWLIDIEDAQDGVTGFVPHTAPFSGGGGGPSWGYAICAVPEILYRHTGDKKIVKEALPHVRRWTKYLKTRMNAEGLIDREERDWCLGEWFCPERVLIPPEFVNTLVYIKSLRRQQKFSRLSGERENVTQEIEAAADAVNRAFLAADGNYCGNVQGANLFALDAGVVPLSLRETCWQNCVEHYSEDTLFHVDTGIFGTEILFRMLFERHRADIALKILQKTDYPSYGYMLKQGATTLWECWSEDVSPDYADAAGTLNKGYPVSHNHPMFGSVLAVMYRFVAGLDIGEIGSAKKIRVSPLCCKLLDNASASVRTVYGEAAIAWERKEENLNLFLRIPTGCYAEFDEGFRGQWLYEGGNLPKRLQGGEYTIKFLKKERAANGI; encoded by the coding sequence ATGGCCGTAACGATGGATACTGCATGGATCATTGACAATTTAAAAACAAACGGGGAGATCTGCCCAATCACCGACGCAAAGACGGTGCGGCTGACGTTTGAAATAAAAAAGAGACGCGATCATAACGACGCCATACGGTTTTTCGCGGAAGGAAGAACCGAACGGGAAAAAATGGCTTTTCGCGTTCCCATAGAGGCGGGGAGGCAAGAGGCATACGTGAGTGCGGGCGAAGCGCGCGAGAAAGTATTCTGGCGCGTTCGGGGTTACGAGAACGGGAAACTTGTCGCAGAGTCCGAAGAGAGTTATTTCGAGCGCGGACTCTTGGGCAAGTTTTGCAGCGGCCGATGGATCGAACTTTCTTCTTACCGCGGAAAATTGCCCCTGTTCCAAAAAACATTTTGCGTGCGGGGCGCGCTTGAACGGGCGCGGCTCTACGTGACGGGACTGGGATACTATGTATCCTATCTCAACGGCGCGCGTACCGACGAACTATATCTGAAACCGCTCGTCAGCGAATACGACGAACGCGCTCTCGAAAATATCCTCTGCTATGCGGTGCAGCAGCCGAAACGGCGCATTTATTATAACGCGTTCGACGTTTTACCTCTTTTGAAAGAGGGGGAAAACGTACTATCCGTACTTCTCGGCAACGGGTGGTATCACCATAAGGAAAAGAGCGTCGAGGGAGACTATTCTTACGGGATTCCCAAAACGCTTTTCGAACTGCATCTGGAGTATGCCGACGGAACCTCTGCGATCGTCGCGAGCGACGAAACGTGTTTTGTCTATGAAACCGAACGCGAAGCCACGCTGTTTCGCGGCGAGCGCGTGGATTTTCGGGAAAAATCAGATCTGACGAAACTGATCGCAAAAGACAGGGCGGACATCTGTAAAAAGATCCCTACGGGAAAATTGTGCGCGGCGCCCGCTTGCGGCGATTACGCGGCAAATTGTATTTTGCCCGTTGCCAGTTATTATTTCGAAAACAGCGTCACGCTGGATTTCGGTAAAAATCATGCGGGAAATCTATCAATAAAAATTTCGGGAATCCGCGGTGCGCACGTGCGCGTCGTTTACGGTGAAAAGATGACGCCCGACCGTCACGTCGACCACTATTCGTCCAGTTGGGGCGTTCTTATTCAGAACGACCGCTTGATTTTGAGCGGCGAAGAGGATCGATTCGCCGCGGAATTTACCGTGCACGCCTACCGATATGCGGAGATCGTATGGGATTCACCCTGTAAAATTCTGAGCGTAGTTTCACAGGAAACCCACAGTTATGTGGGGGAGCCGTCAAAATTTACCTGTTCCGACCGACAGTTGGAACGGCTGACGGACGTCTGTACGCAGACGTTCGTTTCCAATATGCACGGAGGAATTCCGAGCGATTGCCCGCACAGGGAGCGGCGCGGCTATACGGGCGACGGACAGATCACCTGCGAAGCGGTGTTCTACGCCGTGGAGGCGGAAGTCTTTTACCGCAAATGGCTTATAGATATCGAGGATGCGCAGGACGGCGTCACGGGATTCGTCCCGCACACCGCGCCCTTTTCGGGCGGGGGCGGCGGTCCTTCCTGGGGCTATGCGATCTGCGCCGTGCCCGAAATATTGTACAGGCACACGGGCGATAAAAAGATCGTGAAGGAAGCCCTTCCGCACGTTCGCCGCTGGACGAAATACTTAAAGACGCGCATGAACGCAGAGGGACTTATCGACCGCGAGGAACGCGACTGGTGTCTCGGTGAATGGTTCTGTCCCGAGAGAGTACTCATTCCGCCCGAATTCGTCAATACGCTCGTGTACATAAAATCTCTTCGCCGTCAGCAGAAATTTTCACGACTTTCGGGCGAACGGGAAAACGTTACCCAAGAGATCGAGGCGGCGGCGGATGCGGTCAACCGCGCATTTTTGGCTGCGGACGGCAATTATTGCGGCAACGTACAGGGCGCAAACCTTTTCGCGTTGGACGCGGGCGTCGTGCCTTTGTCTTTGCGTGAAACGTGCTGGCAAAATTGTGTAGAGCATTACTCCGAAGATACGCTTTTTCACGTCGATACGGGTATTTTCGGCACGGAAATACTGTTCCGTATGCTGTTTGAACGGCATCGTGCGGATATCGCGCTGAAAATTTTGCAAAAGACAGACTATCCGTCTTACGGCTATATGCTGAAACAGGGCGCCACGACGCTTTGGGAATGCTGGTCCGAGGACGTTTCCCCCGATTACGCGGACGCGGCGGGCACGCTCAACAAGGGCTATCCCGTATCGCATAATCATCCCATGTTCGGTTCCGTGCTCGCCGTAATGTACCGTTTCGTGGCGGGTCTGGATATCGGTGAGATCGGCAGCGCGAAAAAAATCCGCGTCAGTCCTCTGTGCTGCAAACTTTTGGACAATGCCTCCGCGTCGGTCCGCACCGTGTACGGCGAAGCGGCGATCGCATGGGAACGCAAGGAAGAAAATTTAAACTTATTTCTCCGTATTCCGACGGGCTGTTATGCCGAATTCGACGAAGGATTCCGCGGGCAATGGCTTTACGAGGGCGGAAATCTTCCAAAACGGCTGCAAGGCGGCGAATATACGATAAAATTTCTAAAGAAGGAGAGAGCGGCGAATGGGATTTAA
- a CDS encoding uroporphyrinogen decarboxylase family protein has protein sequence MGFKEGWQAINMQMPDAVPRTEYSAHVHWELVEKVTGIDTKKIENRDRASAAFIKNWDFSLLWYANIHKNYLERFGKISNMGHAVYAESSAGGSDKDENTSVLFKDVDEALALDCTKFYGEFDQSELIATYEREYEAMCRDYPDTVNMGGVYITLVSGLTYVYGWEMFLECMAYEEFDRVMQSYYEWVKQFYEAFAKSNVPVLMMHDDITWTSGKFASRAWYDQNVLPYLKKLLEPCKRAGKKILFTSDGNYGEFTDAIVDCGADMLFFEPHSDMEGFAKKHGKTHGFVGDVDTRVLLSGSKEDIEREVKRVMEFGKRYPGFVMAVGNHIPPNTPVDNALWYDEFYRKYRAR, from the coding sequence ATGGGATTTAAAGAGGGCTGGCAGGCGATCAATATGCAGATGCCGGACGCAGTGCCCCGCACCGAATACAGCGCGCACGTGCATTGGGAACTCGTCGAAAAAGTGACGGGCATCGATACGAAAAAAATCGAAAACCGCGACCGCGCGAGCGCCGCGTTTATCAAAAACTGGGATTTTTCCCTTCTGTGGTACGCGAACATCCATAAAAACTATCTCGAACGGTTCGGAAAAATTTCCAATATGGGACACGCGGTATATGCGGAATCATCTGCGGGCGGCTCGGATAAGGACGAAAACACGTCAGTACTGTTCAAAGACGTGGACGAAGCGCTCGCGCTCGATTGCACGAAATTTTACGGCGAATTCGATCAATCGGAACTCATCGCGACCTACGAGCGGGAATACGAGGCGATGTGCCGCGATTATCCGGATACGGTGAATATGGGCGGGGTGTACATCACTCTGGTATCGGGTCTGACGTACGTGTACGGCTGGGAAATGTTTTTGGAATGCATGGCGTATGAAGAATTCGACAGAGTCATGCAGAGTTATTACGAGTGGGTGAAACAATTTTACGAGGCTTTCGCCAAAAGTAACGTTCCCGTTCTGATGATGCACGACGATATCACCTGGACGAGCGGCAAGTTCGCCTCGCGCGCATGGTACGATCAAAACGTGTTGCCGTATCTGAAAAAACTTCTGGAACCCTGCAAACGCGCAGGGAAAAAGATCCTTTTCACCTCGGACGGAAATTACGGTGAGTTTACCGACGCAATCGTGGACTGCGGCGCGGATATGCTCTTTTTCGAACCGCATTCCGACATGGAAGGGTTCGCAAAGAAACACGGAAAGACGCACGGGTTCGTCGGCGACGTCGATACGCGCGTACTGCTTTCGGGAAGCAAAGAGGACATCGAAAGAGAGGTCAAGCGGGTCATGGAGTTCGGAAAACGCTATCCTGGATTCGTAATGGCGGTGGGAAATCACATACCGCCCAACACGCCCGTGGATAACGCGCTGTGGTACGACGAGTTTTACCGCAAGTACCGCGCAAGATAA
- a CDS encoding flotillin family protein, with translation MQPFIIVLIVVVVLVLFMMFLMLVTRYKKCPPDKIMVIFGKVGSDKEGNNRSAKCIHGGAAFIWPLVQSYTYLDLTPISIAVDLKSALSRQNIRIDVPSIFTVGISTEPTIMENAAERLKGLKLTEIQDVAKDIIFGQLRLVIATMNIEEINTDRDKFQEAISRNVEGELKKIGLRLINVNVTDISDESGYIVALGKEAAAKAINDAKISVAEADKNGSIGEANAKREERVMVAEAESQAIKGESKAKAEIARTRAALREQEAEALKLAVTAEKVQAAKALEESYVAEKQAELTRAAKEKATQEADVIIKSEIEKRKKEIEADAIAEQSRRIARGEADAIFAKMEAEARGMKEKLSKQGEGIAKLVSAAGGKADDAVRLMIADKLEQLVSEQVEAIKNIKIDKVTVWDGGNNADGKSTTANFLSGLLKSLPPLEEMYNMAGLSLPKIVAPQKEDDKEEEEGKE, from the coding sequence ATGCAACCTTTTATCATCGTACTCATCGTAGTCGTGGTGCTCGTGCTGTTCATGATGTTCTTGATGCTCGTCACGCGCTACAAGAAGTGCCCGCCCGATAAGATCATGGTCATCTTCGGTAAAGTCGGCTCGGATAAAGAAGGAAACAACCGCAGCGCGAAGTGTATCCACGGCGGCGCGGCGTTTATCTGGCCGCTCGTGCAGTCGTATACCTATCTCGATCTGACGCCCATTTCCATCGCCGTCGACTTGAAGAGCGCGCTTTCGCGCCAGAATATCCGTATCGACGTGCCCTCCATCTTCACGGTCGGCATTTCCACCGAACCCACCATCATGGAAAACGCGGCGGAAAGGCTCAAAGGGCTGAAACTCACCGAGATCCAGGACGTCGCCAAAGATATCATTTTCGGCCAGTTGCGTCTGGTCATCGCGACGATGAATATCGAAGAGATCAATACCGACCGCGATAAATTTCAGGAAGCGATCTCCCGCAACGTGGAGGGCGAACTGAAAAAGATCGGCCTTCGTCTGATCAACGTCAACGTGACGGATATTTCCGACGAATCGGGCTATATCGTCGCGCTCGGCAAAGAAGCGGCGGCGAAAGCCATCAACGACGCGAAGATCTCCGTCGCGGAAGCGGATAAGAACGGTTCCATCGGCGAAGCGAACGCGAAAAGAGAAGAGCGCGTCATGGTCGCGGAAGCGGAGAGCCAGGCGATCAAGGGCGAATCCAAGGCGAAAGCGGAGATCGCGAGAACGCGCGCGGCGCTCAGAGAACAGGAAGCGGAGGCATTGAAACTCGCCGTCACCGCGGAAAAAGTACAGGCGGCAAAGGCGCTCGAAGAGAGTTACGTCGCCGAAAAGCAGGCGGAACTTACGCGCGCCGCGAAAGAAAAAGCCACGCAGGAAGCGGACGTCATCATCAAGAGCGAGATCGAAAAGCGCAAGAAAGAGATCGAAGCGGATGCCATCGCGGAGCAGAGCCGCCGTATCGCACGCGGCGAAGCGGACGCCATCTTCGCGAAAATGGAAGCGGAAGCGCGCGGTATGAAAGAAAAACTGTCCAAACAGGGCGAAGGTATTGCCAAACTGGTTTCCGCCGCGGGCGGCAAAGCGGACGACGCGGTGCGCCTGATGATCGCCGATAAACTCGAACAGCTCGTTTCCGAACAGGTCGAGGCGATCAAGAATATCAAGATCGACAAAGTGACCGTATGGGACGGCGGCAACAACGCGGACGGAAAATCCACAACGGCGAACTTTTTGAGCGGGCTTTTGAAGAGCCTGCCCCCCTTAGAAGAAATGTACAATATGGCGGGGCTTTCCCTGCCCAAGATCGTCGCGCCGCAAAAAGAGGACGACAAAGAAGAAGAGGAAGGAAAAGAGTAA
- a CDS encoding Ig-like domain-containing protein — translation MKKFVSMLAVLALCLGCMLSGISALAAEEEPAYFNAAKKEYFAEKAGPNVTISMEDVTDYNGVEGDTGLLVKMTPVAKDDTFTNGYVYMKLPLNVTNASVTLKVLGPTDGSDAPQAHFNKKVQWWSVGFHQKANTDLFSESAKGVTYMMWGMKTKLMENGYWQGEENLSCNTDWGAFPTIGEHTYAVKANAENPDNFDFQADAIFPAQCDPYAGTQNDPSATLKPYQMHVSDFENNEAYLHIGMAQPAVAGENVEEFVFLVKTVNVQKVYPESVQIGNGSITEMQKKPGEKFVLPHTFKPATGITETDVTWSSDNETVAKVDAKSGEIETLKEGEATITVTTVNQKTASIKIVVKEETIAPPPDDTDKEGDKGCGSAVFAGAGIGIAGLLALGAAAAMIRRKRG, via the coding sequence ATGAAAAAATTTGTCAGTATGCTTGCAGTTCTCGCGCTATGCTTAGGCTGCATGCTGTCGGGTATCAGCGCCCTTGCCGCCGAGGAGGAGCCCGCGTATTTCAACGCGGCAAAAAAGGAATACTTTGCCGAAAAGGCCGGGCCCAACGTGACCATTTCCATGGAAGACGTCACCGATTACAACGGCGTCGAGGGGGATACGGGACTGCTCGTGAAAATGACGCCCGTTGCGAAAGACGACACGTTCACCAACGGCTACGTGTATATGAAACTGCCGCTGAACGTCACGAACGCGTCCGTCACGCTGAAAGTGCTCGGCCCCACGGACGGGAGCGACGCGCCGCAGGCGCACTTCAACAAAAAAGTGCAATGGTGGTCGGTCGGTTTCCATCAGAAAGCCAATACAGACTTGTTTTCCGAAAGCGCCAAGGGCGTGACCTACATGATGTGGGGCATGAAGACCAAACTGATGGAAAACGGTTATTGGCAGGGCGAGGAAAATTTGTCCTGCAACACCGACTGGGGCGCGTTTCCCACGATCGGAGAACATACTTACGCGGTGAAAGCCAACGCGGAAAATCCGGATAATTTCGATTTCCAGGCGGACGCGATCTTCCCCGCGCAGTGCGACCCCTATGCGGGAACGCAGAACGACCCTTCCGCAACGTTGAAGCCCTATCAGATGCACGTTTCGGATTTTGAAAACAACGAAGCGTATCTGCATATCGGCATGGCGCAGCCCGCCGTCGCGGGCGAAAACGTCGAAGAGTTCGTCTTTCTCGTCAAGACGGTCAACGTGCAGAAAGTGTATCCCGAATCCGTACAGATCGGAAACGGCAGCATTACGGAAATGCAGAAAAAACCCGGCGAAAAATTCGTTTTGCCTCATACGTTCAAACCTGCGACGGGCATCACCGAAACGGACGTGACGTGGAGTTCGGACAACGAAACCGTTGCCAAAGTAGACGCGAAGAGCGGAGAGATCGAAACGCTGAAAGAGGGCGAAGCGACGATCACGGTCACGACCGTTAACCAAAAGACGGCGAGCATCAAGATCGTCGTCAAGGAAGAAACGATCGCGCCCCCTCCCGACGATACGGACAAGGAAGGGGATAAAGGCTGCGGATCCGCCGTATTTGCGGGCGCGGGGATCGGCATCGCGGGCTTGCTTGCGCTCGGCGCTGCCGCCGCGATGATCCGCAGAAAGAGAGGTTGA
- a CDS encoding glycosyl hydrolase family 95 catalytic domain-containing protein, whose translation MKPNVLYSYYPAQWHRNLWREGFVAGNGRTGINVLGAVQHETVLLNRGDLWTGLKKTSLPDVSDALKQMRELRKKGQFLQADRAICDALVQKGYKASCSVPLPLGQLDIVREKGGIFENYLRSLDMDSGEICVRWKSEGNAFERRYFVDAADDRAYIGIRSSIEDSFILRLRTRDERDSQFPCPPYVAESAAVSAENGRVEYSARNDDGLYFGANLCLKTDGKISVSNAEIRVSGATDTLLCVGLYANRERPVQETIKLTKGYETLFARHKKAFKRQYRGTEINLYRGKSHANEELLLQAQKDGLSTELIEKMFRYGRYLFVSGTSAGALPFAQYGLWFGDYNAQWSQNVLNENLEMIYEQSFCGNLIDRLLPVFDYFESNLEEYREAAKKLFGCRGICIHAYSCPNMGGVAVNVPVITNWTGAAAWIAHFYVKYFEFTQDETFLVSRALPFLKEVCLFYLDFLYLNERGEIEIYPSVSPENSPKNFVGENAETLSHPMPSAINAAMDVALVREVFTQYLSLSARAGQTDENEKKMRQILNRLPAYRTEDGAFKEWCFDGFSENHNHRHFAHLYPLWPGDEIKEESEWFEACRRALERRTENGLHHQSGWSLTHLCNLYCRLHDGERAYECLKFLVKSDVLQNLMTVHNDWRGMGMSLHSDDIVPVQLDANLGFVCAVQEMLLHCEANRVEILPALPAALRKGRAKNLRLFQYTVSLEWDTEQKTLKISTDCPDLGAYDLRLPKQFSNVKIN comes from the coding sequence ATGAAACCGAACGTTCTGTATTCTTATTATCCCGCGCAATGGCATAGAAATTTATGGCGAGAAGGATTCGTCGCGGGCAACGGCCGGACGGGCATCAACGTGCTCGGCGCCGTACAGCATGAAACTGTGCTCTTGAACCGCGGCGACCTTTGGACCGGGCTGAAAAAGACGTCCCTCCCCGACGTGTCGGATGCTTTGAAACAGATGCGGGAACTGCGCAAAAAGGGTCAGTTTTTACAGGCCGACCGCGCGATTTGCGACGCGCTCGTCCAAAAAGGCTATAAAGCGTCGTGTTCCGTTCCTCTTCCTTTGGGACAACTGGACATCGTTCGGGAAAAGGGCGGCATCTTTGAAAATTACCTTCGTTCTCTCGATATGGACAGCGGCGAGATATGCGTGCGCTGGAAAAGCGAAGGAAACGCTTTCGAGCGAAGATATTTTGTCGACGCAGCGGACGACCGCGCATATATCGGTATCCGCAGTTCGATAGAAGATTCCTTTATTCTGCGTTTGCGCACGCGCGACGAGCGCGACAGTCAGTTTCCCTGCCCTCCGTACGTCGCGGAAAGCGCGGCCGTAAGCGCCGAAAACGGGCGCGTCGAATATTCCGCCCGAAACGACGACGGACTGTATTTCGGCGCGAATCTGTGTTTAAAGACGGACGGAAAAATCAGCGTTTCAAACGCCGAAATCCGCGTGAGCGGCGCTACGGATACGCTGCTTTGCGTCGGATTATACGCAAACCGCGAACGTCCCGTTCAGGAAACGATCAAATTGACTAAGGGATACGAAACGCTCTTTGCAAGGCATAAAAAGGCTTTTAAAAGGCAGTATCGCGGAACGGAGATCAACTTATACCGGGGAAAAAGCCACGCAAACGAAGAGTTGCTGCTGCAAGCGCAAAAAGACGGACTTTCGACGGAACTCATCGAAAAAATGTTTCGGTACGGGCGATATCTGTTCGTCAGCGGCACGAGTGCGGGCGCGCTCCCGTTCGCGCAGTACGGGCTGTGGTTCGGCGATTACAATGCGCAGTGGAGCCAAAACGTACTCAACGAAAATCTGGAAATGATTTACGAGCAGTCTTTTTGCGGTAATTTGATCGACCGCCTGCTGCCCGTGTTCGATTATTTCGAGAGCAATCTCGAAGAATACCGCGAAGCGGCGAAAAAACTTTTCGGCTGCCGCGGCATTTGTATACACGCATATAGTTGCCCGAATATGGGGGGCGTGGCGGTAAATGTGCCCGTCATCACCAACTGGACGGGTGCAGCGGCATGGATCGCGCATTTTTACGTGAAGTATTTCGAGTTTACCCAAGACGAAACCTTTCTCGTTTCGCGCGCGCTTCCGTTTTTAAAAGAAGTCTGCCTGTTCTATCTCGATTTTCTTTATCTGAACGAACGCGGGGAAATCGAGATCTATCCTTCCGTATCTCCCGAAAATTCACCGAAGAATTTTGTCGGGGAAAATGCGGAAACGCTCTCGCATCCCATGCCCTCGGCAATCAACGCGGCGATGGATGTCGCACTCGTCAGAGAAGTTTTTACGCAATATCTTTCTCTTTCGGCAAGAGCGGGGCAAACCGATGAAAACGAAAAAAAAATGCGGCAAATTCTGAATCGCCTGCCCGCGTATCGGACGGAGGACGGCGCGTTCAAGGAATGGTGCTTCGACGGGTTTTCGGAAAATCATAATCACCGCCACTTTGCGCACCTGTATCCTCTTTGGCCAGGGGACGAGATCAAAGAGGAAAGCGAGTGGTTTGAAGCCTGCCGCCGCGCTTTAGAGCGCCGCACGGAAAACGGGCTGCATCACCAGAGCGGCTGGTCGCTCACGCACCTTTGCAATCTGTACTGCCGCCTGCACGACGGCGAAAGGGCGTACGAATGCCTGAAATTTCTCGTGAAGAGCGACGTATTGCAAAATCTGATGACCGTGCACAACGATTGGAGAGGGATGGGGATGAGCCTGCACTCGGACGATATCGTGCCCGTCCAGTTGGACGCAAATCTCGGTTTCGTCTGCGCCGTGCAGGAAATGCTTCTTCACTGCGAAGCAAACAGAGTGGAAATACTGCCCGCTCTGCCCGCCGCGTTACGAAAGGGAAGGGCAAAAAATCTGCGGCTGTTTCAATATACCGTCAGCCTCGAATGGGATACGGAACAAAAAACGCTGAAAATTTCTACCGACTGTCCCGATCTCGGCGCGTACGATCTACGCCTTCCGAAACAGTTTTCCAATGTAAAAATCAACTGA